Proteins encoded together in one Vigna angularis cultivar LongXiaoDou No.4 chromosome 5, ASM1680809v1, whole genome shotgun sequence window:
- the LOC108339044 gene encoding putative disease resistance protein At3g14460 — translation MMQKICWSKYTMSSSKVSRKLSCTPVLARSGFGNKVSAKKVESSSLMAKDAVIYGRDKDKEMIFSWLTSDTNDNKLSILSIVGMGGMGKTTLAQHVYNDPKTEEVNFDEKAWVCVSDAFDALRVSKAIIGAFTNSRDDSGDLEMVHGKLKKKLSERKFLLVLDDVWNEDRNQWKALQTPLTFGAKGSKILVTTRSHKVASIMQSTYIHQLKQLDEDRSWQIFAKHAFQDENPKLNSELKEIGIKIVEKCQGLPLALETIGCLLQSKSSVSEWEGVLTSEIWDLPIEDSKIVPTLLLSYYHLPSQLKRCFAYCALFPKDHRFDKESLIFLWMAQNFLDCSQQSKSPEEVVENYFNDLVSRSFFKQIIWYNKTYFVMHDLLNDLAKYVSGEICYRLGVDGEKRVSRKTRHLSYVSGPIPYCTSLCDAKGLRTFITFRWREMSIEELISNFKFLRVLAWRWCIKVPDSIGDLIHLRSLDLSGTDIEKLPDSTCSLFNLQELKLNNCVKLKELPLTLHELTNLRRLELKGTTLTKAPLHLGKMKNLHVWMDKFEVGKSREFSIQQLGELDLHGELSIKNLENITNPYETNLKNKTHIVWLSLQWNLKRNNADSMKQREVLENLQPSRHLKQLVIYCYGGTKFPRWLSDNSLTNVLSLTLKNCKYCLFLPSLGLLTFLKHLTIDGLDQIVKIDAEFYGNSCSAFASLETLRFTDMKEWEEWQCMTGAFPSLQSLSLTNCPKLKELPDKLCHLKKLTVKNCGKFGAPIPRAVESQCVKMEPSSFDMTWLPHISDIINHWYYSLVELYINGCDSLTTFPLDLFPKLGKLSLVECCNLQMISQGHPHNHLKRLSIEKCSEFESFPNEGLSASQLETFFIEGLEKLKLMPKCMSALLPSLNDLYIRNCPVVEFSEGCLPSNVKTMRLRYCSKLVASLKGAWGTNPSLKVLNIGNVDLECFPGEGLLPFSLPELFIRDCPNLKKLDYRGLCHLSSLKKLTLDNCPILQGMPEEGLPKSISTLIIEDCPLLKQRCKKQEGEDWEKITHIKSIIVDNKEVNI, via the exons ATGATGCAGAAGATCTGCTGGAGCAAATACACTATGAGTTCTTCAAAAGTGAGTCGGAAGCTGAGTTGCACGCCAGTGCTAGCAAG ATCTGGGTTTGGTAATAAAGTGTCGGCGAAAAAAGTTGAATCTTCATCCTTGATGGCTAAAGATGCTGTTATTTATGGCAGAGACAAGGACAAAGAAATGATCTTTAGTTGGCTGACATCTGACACTAATGATAATAAGCTGTCAATACTTTCTATTGTGGGTATGGGTGGGATGGGTAAGACCACACTTGCTCAACATGTATACAATGATCCAAAGACAGAGGAAGTTAACTTTGATGAAAAAGCTTGGGTTTGCGTTTCTGATGCATTTGATGCTTTGAGAGTATCCAAAGCAATTATTGGAGCTTTCACTAACTCAAGAGATGACAGTGGAGACCTAGAAATGGTTCatggaaaattgaaaaaaaagttgtCCGAAAGGAAGTTTCTTCTTGTTCTGGATGATGTTTGGAACGAAGACCGAAACCAATGGAAAGCATTACAAACTCCTCTTACGTTTGGAGCTAAAGGAAGTAAAATTCTAGTCACAACACGCAGTCACAAAGTTGCTTCTATCATGCAGTCAACCTACATACACCAACTAAAGCAATTAGATGAAGATCGCAGCTGGCAAATATTTGCTAAACATGCTTTCCAAGATGAAAACCCTAAGTTGAATTCTGAGTTAAAGGAGATTGGCATAAAGATAGTTGAAAAGTGCCAAGGATTGCCTCTGGCCCTGGAAACAATAGGATGTCTTTTACAGTCAAAGTCATCTGTTTCAGAGTGGGAAGGTGTATTGACAAGCGAGATATGGGACTTACCAATAGAAGATAGTAAAATCGTCCCTACTTTGTTGTTGAGCTATTACCATCTTCCTTCACAGCTCAAGAGATGTTTCGCTTATTGTGCATTATTCCCCAAAGACCATAGGTTTGACAAGGAAAGCTTAATTTTCTTATGGATGGCTCAAAATTTTCTAGATTGCTCTCAACAAAGCAAATCTCCAGAAGAAGTAGTTGAAAACTACTTCAATGATCTAGTATCAAGGTCATTCTTTAAGCAAATAATTTGGtacaacaaaacatattttgtcATGCACGACCTTCTCAATGATTTAGCAAAATATGTTTCAGGTGAAATCTGCTACAGGTTAGGTGTTGATGGTGAAAAAAGAGTATCAAGGAAAACCCGTCACTTATCATATGTAAGTGGTCCTATTCCATATTGTACGAGTTTATGTGATGCTAAAGGGTTACGGACTTTTATAACCTTTCGGTGGCGTGAGATGTCAATAGAAGAGTTAATCTCCAACTTTAAGTTCTTACGGGTCTTAGCTTGGCGTTGGTGTATTAAGGTTCCTGACAGTATAGGCGATCTTATACATCTCCGTTCGTTAGACCTTTCAGGTACTGACATAGAGAAACTTCCTGACTCAACCTGTTCACTCTTTAACTTGCAAGAATTGAAGCTAAACAATTGTGTCAAGTTGAAGGAGCTGCCTTTGACTTTGCATGAGCTCACCAATTTGCGCCGCCTTGAACTTAAGGGAACTACTCTAACGAAGGCTCCACTCCATTTAGGAAAGATGAAGAACCTTCACGTGTGGATGGACAAGTTTGAGGTTGGCAAAAGTCGTGAGTTCAGTATTCAACAGTTAGGAGAACTTGATCTTCATGGAGAGCTGTCAATTAAAAATCTTGAAAACATCACAAACCCCTATGAGACgaatttgaagaataaaacaCATATTGTGTGGCTGAGTTTACAATGGAATTTAAAGCGGAACAATGCCGATTCAATGAAACAAAGAGAAGTACTTGAGAATTTGCAACCTTCTAGACATTTGAAGCAGTTGGTAATCTATTGCTATGGTGGTACAAAATTTCCCCGTTGGCTATCTGATAATTCTCTAACAAATGTTTTGTCCTTAACCTTGAAGAATTGTAAATATTGCCTATTTTTGCCTTCCCTTGGACTTTTGACATTTCTCAAGCACTTGACAATAGACGGACTTGATCAAATAGTGAAGATAGATGCTGAATTTTACGGGAATAGCTGTTCTGCATTTGCATCCTTAGAAACATTGAGGTTTACTGATATGAAAGAATGGGAAGAATGGCAATGCATGACCGGTGCTTTTCCAAGTCTTCAAAGTCTTTCTCTGACAAATTGTCCCAAGCTGAAAGAATTGCCAGACAAACTTTGTCATTTAAAGAAACTAACTGTAAAGAACTGCGGCAAATTTGGGGCTCCGATTCCCAGGGCCGTTGAGAGTCAATGTGTGAAGATGGAGCCATCTTCATTTGATATGACTTGGCTGCCCCACATATCTGATATCATTAACCATTGGTACTACTCTCTTGTAGAATTGTATATCAATGGTTGTGACTCTCTCACTACCTTTCCTCTAGATTTGTTCCCAAAACTCGGCAAGCTTAGTTTAGTCGAGTGTTGTAACCTACAGATGATATCCCAGGGGCACCCTCACAATCATTTGAAGAGATTGAGCATTGAAAAATGCTCTGAATTTGAATCATTTCCCAATGAAGGATTATCTGCAAGTCAGCTAGAGACATTTTTTATTGAAGGATTGGAGAAATTGAAGTTAATGCCTAAATGCATGTCTGCCCTTCTTCCATCTCTTAATGATCTGTACATACGCAATTGTCCAGTGGTGGAGTTTTCCGAGGGATGTTTGCCATCAAATGTAAAAACAATGCGTCTCCGGTATTGCTCCAAACTTGTGGCCTCTCTAAAGGGCGCTTGGGGAACCAACCCTTCCTTAAAAGTCTTAAATATTGGCAATGTGGATTTGGAGTGTTTTCCGGGTGAAGGTTTACTCCCATTCTCTCTTCCTGAGCTATTCATAAGAGATTGTCCAAATCTTAAGAAACTCGACTACAGGGGTCTTTGTCACCTCTCTTCTCTTAAGAAGTTAACTCTCGATAATTGTCCAATACTCCAAGGCATGCCAGAGGAAGGTCTGCCCAAATCCATCTCAACACTCATAATTGAAGACTGTCCATTGCTCAAACAGCGGTGCAAGAAACAAGAAGGTGAAGACTGGGAAAAGATTACTCACATTAAATCCATAATTGTTGATAACAAAGAAGTAAACATATAA
- the LOC108339050 gene encoding putative disease resistance RPP13-like protein 1 — MPVLETLGGALFGAVLQVLFQKLDSHQVLDYFRGRKLDEKLLKILRRKLVSMNAVVDHAELKQFRNEYVKTWLDDVRDVLLDTEDLLDEIELEYQRSASKVHTFESKLKEVLDDLEFLLNQKDDLGLKNAGGVGYELGNKVLERKNESSSLVAEHIICGRDEDKEIILNWLTSGNGNLNQLSILAIVGMGGIGKTTLAQHVYNDPKMKEAGFDEKAWVCVSDEFDVLKVSKAIIGALTKSKDDSEDIEMVHGKLKEKLTGRKFLLVLDDVWNEDRNLWKTFQTPLRYGAKGSKILLTTRSNKVASIMQSSYVHQLKQLQKHYSWQVFAKNALQDDNSMLNCELEEIGMKIVEKCKGLPLALETLGCLLHTKSSVSEWEGVLTSEIWDLSIEDSKIIPALLLSYYHLPSHLKRCFAYCALFPKDHKFDKETLILLWMAENFLQCSQQSKCPEEVGELYFNDLLSRSFFQQSIKDNETCFLMHDLLNDLAKYVSGEICFRLGVDKAERVPKTTRHFSTVINPIEYRKSLCDAKGLRTFISFWADCEISIQELISNFKFLRVLSLHCFKVKEVSDTIGDLKHLRSLDLSNTGITKLPDSTCSLCNLQVLKLNKCFNLQELPSNLHQLTSLRRLELVGTTLRKAPVHLGKLKNLRVWMGRFEVGKSSQSNVQLGEFELHGQLSIRSLENIVNPYDALAANLKNKKHLVGLNLEWSLKRNNDYSIIEREVLENLQPSRHLKHLLIDGYGGTQFPRWLSDNSLLNVESLTLNNCRHCQLLPSLGLLTFLKHLTIHGLDCIVSIDADFYGNSSFAFASLETLSFNDMKEWEEWQCMTGAFPSLHCLSVMNCPKLKGNLPVQLSRLKQLTIGQCKQLVASIPKAIEIEGVKMEPSSFDTPLESLSIYSCPGMNIPTNHWYSLLVELDISQCCDSLTNIPLDIFPKLCDLCLDECHNLKMISQEHCHNDLKTLSIEKCSQFESFPNEGLFAQKLERFRIEGLEKLKSMPKSMSVLLPSLNYLSIRNCPEVELSEGCLPTNLKEMRLKNCSKLVASLKGVWGTNTSLKSLYIGEVDVEFFPCEGLLPLSLTNLAIYDCPNLKKLDCNALSHLSSLEKLDLLSCPSLQCLSEQALPKSISELRIKNCPLLKQRCKKQEGEDWEKIAHIKYIDFD; from the coding sequence ATGCCAGTCCTAGAAACACTTGGTGGTGCTCTTTTTGGTGCTGTTCTTCAGGTACTATTTCAAAAGCTGGATTCTCATCAAGTTCTAGACTACTTTCGTGGGAGAAAGCTCGATGAGAAGCTTCTGAAAATTTTGAGGAGGAAGTTGGTGTCCATGAATGCTGTGGTTGATCATGCAGAACTAAAGCAGTTTAGAAATGAATATGTTAAAACGTGGCTTGATGATGTCAGAGACGTGTTGCTTGACACAGAGGATCTGCTGGATGAAATAGAACTTGAATACCAGAGAAGTGCTAGCAAGGTACACACTTTTGAATCCAAGCTGAAAGAAGTCCTTGATGACCTTGAATTTCTTTTGAACCAAAAGGATGATCTAGGTCTGAAAAATGCTGGTGGTGTCGGATACGAATTGGGTAATAAGGTgttagagagaaaaaatgaatCCTCATCATTGGTGGCTGAACATATTATTTGTGGCAGAGACGAGGACAAAGAAATTATCCTTAATTGGCTGACTTCAGGCAATGGCAATCTTAACCAGCTGTCAATACTTGCTATTGTGGGTATGGGTGGGATAGGTAAGACCACACTTGCCCAACATGTATACAATGACCCAAAGATGAAGGAAGCTGGATTTGATGAAAAAGCTTGGGTTTGTGTTTCTGATGAATTTGACGTTTTGAAAGTATCAAAAGCCATTATTGGGGCTCTGACTAAATCAAAAGATGATAGTGAAGACATAGAAATGGTTCatggaaaattaaaagaaaaattgacagGAAGGAAGTTTCTTCTGGTTCTAGATGATGTTTGGAACGAAGACAGAAACCTATGGAAAACATTCCAAACTCCTCTTCGATATGGAGCTAAAGGAAGTAAAATTCTTCTCACAACACGCAGTAACAAAGTGGCTTCTATCATGCAGTCAAGCTACGTACACCAACTAAAGCAATTACAAAAACATTACAGTTGGCAAGTATTTGCTAAAAATGCATTGCAAGATGATAACTCTATGTTGAATTGTGAGTTGGAGGAGATTGGTATGAAGATAGTTGAAAAGTGCAAAGGGTTGCCTCTAGCCCTTGAAACGCTGGGATGTCTTTTACACACAAAGTCATCTGTTTCAGAGTGGGAAGGTGTATTGACAAGCGAGATATGGGACTTATCCATAGAAGATAGTAAAATCATCCCTGCTTTGCTGTTGAGTTATTACCATCTTCCTTCTCATCTCAAGAGATGTTTCGCTTACTGTGCGTTATTTCCCAAAGATCATAAGTTTGACAAGGAGACCTTAATTCTCTTATGGATGGCTGAAAATTTTCTACAATGCTCTCAGCAAAGCAAGTGTCCAGAAGAAGTAGGTGAACTATACTTCAATGATCTGTTATCAAGGTCATTCTTTCAACAATCAATCAAAGACAACGAAACATGTTTTCTCATGCATGACCTTCTCAATGATTTGGCAAAATATGTTTCTGGTGAAATATGCTTCAGGTTGGGAGTTGATAAAGCAGAAAGAGTACCAAAGACAACCCGTCACTTTTCAACTGTAATCAATCCTATTGAATATCGTAAGAGTTTATGTGATGCTAAAGGGCTACGGACATTTATATCCTTTTGGGCGGACTGTGAGATTTCAATACAAGAGTTGATTTCCAACTTTAAGTTCTTACGGGTCTTGTCTTTGCATTGCTTTAAAGTGAAGGAGGTGTCTGACACTATAGGCGATCTTAAGCATCTCCGTTCATTAGACCTTTCAAACACAGGCATAACTAAACTTCCTGACTCAACTTGTTCACTCTGTAACTTGCAAGTATTGAAGCTGAACAAGTGTTTCAATTTACAGGAGCTGCCCTCGAATTTGCATCAACTCACTAGTTTGCGCCGCCTTGAACTTGTGGGAACTACTTTAAGAAAGGCTCCAGTTCATTTAGGAAAATTAAAGAATCTTCGAGTATGGATGGGTAGGTTTGAGGTCGGCAAAAGTAGTCAGTCCAATGTTCAACTTGGAGAATTTGAGCTTCACGGACAATTGTCAATTAGAAGTCTTGAAAATATTGTCAATCCCTATGATGCATTGGCggcaaatttgaaaaataaaaaacatcttGTGGGGCTAAATCTAGAATGGAGTTTGAAGCGGAACAATGACTACTCAATAATAGAAAGAGAAGTACTTGAGAATCTGCAACCTTCCAGACATTTGAAGCATTTGTTAATCGATGGCTATGGTGGCACGCAATTTCCACGTTGGTTATCTGATAATTCTCTATTGAATGTGGAGTCCTTAACCTTGAATAACTGTAGACATTGCCAATTGTTGCCTTCCCTAGGACTTTTGACATTTCTCAAGCACTTGACAATTCATGGCCTTGATTGCATAGTCAGTATAGATGCTGACTTTTACGGGAATAGCTCTTTCGCATTTGCATCCTTGGAAACGTTGAGCTTTAATGATATGAAGGAATGGGAAGAATGGCAATGCATGACGGGTGCTTTTCCAAGTCTTCATTGTCTTTCTGTGATGAATTGTCCCAAACTGAAAGGGAACTTGCCTGTGCAACTTTCTCGCTTAAAACAGCTAACTATTGGTCAATGCAAACAACTTGTGGCTTCGATTCCCAAGGCCATAGAAATTGAAGGTGTGAAGATGGAGCCATCTTCATTTGATACTCCTCTTGAATCCTTGAGTATTTATTCATGTCCGGGCATGAATATTCCCACAAACCATTGGTACTCTTTGCTTGTAGAGTTGGATATTAGTCAATGTTGTGACTCGCTCACAAACATCCCTCTAGACATATTCCCAAAACTATGCGACCTTTGTTTGGACGAGTGTCATAACCTAAAGATGATATCACAGGAGCACTGTCATAATGATTTGAAGACTCTGAGCATTGAAAAATGCTCTCAATTTGAATCATTTCCCAATGAAGGATTATTTGCACAGAAGCTGGAGAGATTTCGTATTGAAGGATTGGAGAAATTGAAATCAATGCCTAAAAGCATGTCGGTCCTCCTTCCATCCCTTAATTATTTGTCAATACGCAATTGTCCAGAAGTGGAGTTATCTGAGGGATGTTTGCCCACAAATCTAAAAGAAATGCGTCTGAAGAATTGCTCCAAACTTGTTGCCTCACTAAAGGGGGTTTGGGGAACCAACACTTCTCTAAAATCCTTGTATATTGGCGAAGTGGATGTGGAGTTTTTCCCCTGTGAAGGTTTACTCCCACTCTCTCTTACTAATCTAGCGATATATGATTGTCCAAATCTTAAGAAACTCGACTGCAACGCTCTCTCTCATCTCTCTTCTCTTGAGAAATTGGATCTTTTGAGTTGTCCCAGCCTCCAATGCTTGTCAGAGCAGGCTCTGCCTAAATCCATTTCAGAACTCCGAATTAAAAATTGTCCGTTGCTCAAACAACGGTGCAAGAAACAAGAAGGTGAAGACTGGGAAAAGATTGCTCACATTAAATACATAGACTTTGATTAA
- the LOC108339135 gene encoding cysteine-rich receptor-like protein kinase 25 gives MGIKTEMLMNPIRVSLSFMLLLFITTSAQTPIYMNSFCDNSTLVSSSYKANVDTLFSWLLTDSYESDGYNYTSVNSNNHNNDDAVYGLYSCRYDITGYFCRFCINSASSELTRRCSSSVGAIIWYDICIIRFTNQSFSGQVSLSPIWNTTGTRKIKDSSEVKKTEDCMDGLIRKATVETKTYWAVDEFDWVDNEKRYGWVQCDRGIKNDQCGECLHALLDIFPQCCSTNVQWAIFGPSCSMRMDDQNLYASSGNGGISKQIKLIISFSVLGFVALLSLSVYCFWHRKRVRKDTMQFVEESLNGDLPTIPLTAVLHCTNNFSEESKLGEGGFGPVYKGTLADGRQIAVKRLSQFSGQGSEEFKNEVMFIAKLQHRNLVRLLGCCLEENEKILVYEYMSNSSLDFYLFGDEEKRKQLDWKLRLSIINGIAKGILYLHEDSRLKVIHRDLKASNVLLDHEMNPKISDFGLARAFEIGQNQATTKRVVGTYGYMAPEYAMEGLLSVKSDVFSFGVIVVEIICGRKNSGFHLSEHGQSLLLYAWRIWCAGKCLELMDPTLIKSFRASEVVKCLHIGLLCVQQDAGDRPTMSTVVLMLGSETMALPKPNHPAFSVGKLTYKEISTSRSSKNLSINDVTVSSVLAR, from the exons ATGGGGATCAAAACAGAAATGTTGATGAACCCTATTAGGGTTAGTCTTAGCTTCATGCTCCTCCTTTTCATCACAACAAGTGCTCAAACACCAATTTACATGAACAGTTTCTGTGACAACTCAACTCTTGTTAGCTCCTCATACAAAGCCAACGTGGACACCCTTTTCTCATGGCTACTCACAGACTCATACGAAAGCGATGGATACAACTACACCTCTGTAAATAGCAACAACCACAACAATGATGATGCTGTTTATGGATTGTACAGTTGCAGATACGACATCACAGGGTATTTTTGCCGGTTCTGCATCAACAGTGCTTCCAGTGAACTCACTCGAAGGTGTTCCAGTAGTGTAGGAGCTATCATATGGTATGACATATGCATCATCCGTTTCACAAACCAAAGTTTCAGTGGCCAAGTTAGTTTATCCCCAATATGGAATACTACCGGAACCAGAAAAATCAAG GACTCATCAGAAGTTAAGAAAACTGAGGATTGTATGGATGGTTTGATTAGAAAGGCAACGGTAGAGACGAAGACATATTGGGCAGTGGATGAGTTTGATTGGGTTGACAATGAGAAAAGATATGGGTGGGTGCAGTGTGACAGAGGTATTAAAAATGATCAGTGCGGTGAGTGCTTGCATGCATTGTTAGACATATTTCCACAGTGTTGTTCTACAAATGTACAGTGGGCAATTTTTGGTCCAAGTTGTAGCATGAGGATGGATGATCAAAATCTTTACGCGAGTTCAG GCAACGGAGGTATTAGCAAGCAAATAAAGTTGATAATTTCCTTTAGTGTGTTGGGGTTTGTAGCTCTGCTATCATTAAGTGTCTACTGCTTCTGGCACAGGAAAAGAGTCAGAAAAG ATACGATGCAGTTTGTTGAGGAATCATTGAATGGAGATCTACCTACAATCCCATTAACCGCAGTTCTACATTGTACTAATAACTTTTCAGAAGAATCTAAATTAGGGGAAGGTGGATTTGGCCCTGTTTACAAG GGAACTTTAGCAGATGGAAGACAAATCGCAGTGAAAAGGCTCTCACAATTTTCTGGTCAGGGTTCAGAAGAGTTCAAGAATGAAGTGATGTTTATAGCTAAATTGCAACATCGTAACCTTGTGAGACTTTTGGGGTGCTGTTTGGAGGAAAATGAGAAGATACTTGTATATGAGTATATGTCTAATTCAAGCCTCGACTTTTATCTCTTTGGTG ACGAAGAGAAGAGAAAGCAACTTGATTGGAAACTAAGATTAAGCATTATCAATGGAATAGCAAAAGGTATTTTATATCTTCATGAGGACTCTCGACTCAAAGTAATTCATAGAGATCTCAAAGCTAGCAATGTTCTATTAGACCATGAGATGAATCCCAAGATATCAGATTTTGGATTGGCGAGGGCCTTTGAAATAGGACAGAACCAAGCTACGACAAAACGAGTTGTGGGCACCTA TGGATACATGGCTCCAGAATATGCTATGGAAGGATTACTTTCTGTGAAATCGGATGTTTTCAGCTTTGGAGTTATTGTCGTAGAAATCATTTGTGGAAGAAAGAACAGTGGATTCCATCTATCAGAACATGGTCAAAGTCTTCTTTTATAT GCTTGGAGAATATGGTGCGCAGGAAAATGTTTGGAATTGATGGATCCAACACTGATAAAATCCTTTAGAGCAAGTGAAGTTGTCAAGTGCTTACACATTGGTTTGTTGTGTGTTCAACAAGATGCAGGAGATAGACCAACCATGTCTACAGTTGTTCTAATGCTAGGAAGTGAAACAATGGCCCTTCCAAAACCTAACCACCCTGCATTTTCGGTTGGAAAATTGACCTATAAAGAAATATCAACTTCAAGAAGTTCCAAGAATCTTTCTATTAATGATGTAACAGTCTCAAGCGTTTTAGCAAGATAA